One window of the Solanum stenotomum isolate F172 chromosome 11, ASM1918654v1, whole genome shotgun sequence genome contains the following:
- the LOC125844672 gene encoding dirigent protein 10-like isoform X1 — translation MTTSNSNPFQLKSIFTFLVILALTITSTTSARRILDEEPIVAPDAPDDTNESTPASGLSTGVGAGIPAPAGVAAPAVHAGVAAPAVHAGADINPATAGAGEDDHIFSFFMHDILGGSNPSAIAVTGIATNPSLSGQVPFAKPNGAVLAVDNGVPVNNGNSGIISNNNIPFLTGLSGTTPNVVQNNGNNNNIIGGGNGYPALNMAQLGSGVTFQKLMFGTLTVFDDELTEGHELNSGLVGKSQGFYISSSEDGSSQTMAFTVMFHSGSYSDSLSFFGVHRVRVSESHLAIMGGTGKYVNAKGFATVKTFPAANQETDGVETLLHITVYLAY, via the exons ATGACAACCTCCAATTCCAACCCTTTTCAACTCAAATCCATATTCACATTCCTTGTCATTCTAGCTCTCACAATCACCTCCACCACCTCAGCACGTAGAATCCTCGATGAGGAGCCCATCGTTGCACCAGACGCTCCTGATGATACTAATGAGAGTACCCCAGCTTCAGGATTATCTACAGGTGTTGGTGCTGGTATTCCAGCACCAGCAGGTGTTGCAGCACCTGCAGTACATGCAG GTGTTGCAGCACCTGCAGTACATGCAGGTGCTGACATTAATCCTGCTACAGCTGGTGCAGGTGAAGATGATCATATCTTTTCATTCTTCATGCACGACATTCTAGGAGGATCAAATCCATCAGCAATAGCGGTAACGGGTATAGCAACCAACCCATCACTAAGCGGACAAGTCCCATTCGCTAAGCCAAACGGTGCAGTTCTAGCAGTAGACAACGGTGTTCCTGTCAACAACGGAAACAGCGGAATcatcagcaacaacaacattccTTTTCTCACTGGCCTAAGCGGGACAACTCCCAACGTAGTCCAAAACAACGgtaacaataacaacatcatCGGTGGAGGAAACGGATACCCTGCCTTAAACATGGCTCAATTAGGATCAGGAGTAACATTCCAAAAACTCATGTTCGGTACACTGACTGTATTTGACGACGAATTAACAGAAGGTCATGAACTCAACTCAGGGTTAGTTGGAAAATCTCAAGGATTTTACATTTCTAGTTCAGAAGATGGAAGTAGTCAAACAATGGCATTTACAGTAATGTTTCATAGTGGAAGTTATAGTGATAGTTTGAGCTTTTTTGGGGTTCACAGAGTTAGAGTTTCAGAATCACATCTTGCTATTATGGGTGGAACTGGAAAGTATGTAAATGCTAAGGGATTTGCTACTGTCAAGACATTTCCGGCTGCAAATCAAGAGACAGATGGTGTGGAGACTTTGTTACATATTACTGTTTATCTTGCTTATTAA
- the LOC125844660 gene encoding NADH dehydrogenase [ubiquinone] 1 alpha subcomplex subunit 2-like yields the protein MAWRANLSRNLKELRVLFSPSSVESAATRSFIEKNYTDLKTHNPKLPILIREATSIQPQLWARYDLGVERGIRLEGLTEEQISKALEDLVKVGASLKS from the exons atggcgTGGAGAGCAAATCTATCTCGTAATCTGAAGGAGCTTCGTGTTCTTTTTTCTCCGTCGTCTGTTGAAAGCGCTGCAACTAG GTCGTTTATTGAGAAGAATTACACAGATCTCAAGACTCATAACCCCAAATTGCCTATTTTGATTCGTGAGGCTACTTCCATCCAGCCCCAGCTTTGGGCCAGATATG ACCTCGGAGTTGAAAGGGGCATCCGACTGGAGGGATTGACAGAGGAGCAGATCTCCAAGGCACTTGAAGACCTCGTGAAAGTAGGGGCATCACTTAAATCATGA
- the LOC125844672 gene encoding dirigent protein 10-like isoform X2, producing MTTSNSNPFQLKSIFTFLVILALTITSTTSARRILDEEPIVAPDAPDDTNESTPASGLSTGVGAGIPAPAGVAAPAVHAGAEHPATGAGAGIPAPAAGAGEDDHIFSFFMHDILGGSNPSAIAVTGIATNPSLSGQVPFAKPNGAVLAVDNGVPVNNGNSGIISNNNIPFLTGLSGTTPNVVQNNGNNNNIIGGGNGYPALNMAQLGSGVTFQKLMFGTLTVFDDELTEGHELNSGLVGKSQGFYISSSEDGSSQTMAFTVMFHSGSYSDSLSFFGVHRVRVSESHLAIMGGTGKYVNAKGFATVKTFPAANQETDGVETLLHITVYLAY from the exons ATGACAACCTCCAATTCCAACCCTTTTCAACTCAAATCCATATTCACATTCCTTGTCATTCTAGCTCTCACAATCACCTCCACCACCTCAGCACGTAGAATCCTCGATGAGGAGCCCATCGTTGCACCAGACGCTCCTGATGATACTAATGAGAGTACCCCAGCTTCAGGATTATCTACAGGTGTTGGTGCTGGTATTCCAGCACCAGCAGGTGTTGCAGCACCTGCAGTACATGCAGGTGCTGAACATCCTGCTACAGGTGCTGGTGCTGGTATTCCAGCACCAGCAG CTGGTGCAGGTGAAGATGATCATATCTTTTCATTCTTCATGCACGACATTCTAGGAGGATCAAATCCATCAGCAATAGCGGTAACGGGTATAGCAACCAACCCATCACTAAGCGGACAAGTCCCATTCGCTAAGCCAAACGGTGCAGTTCTAGCAGTAGACAACGGTGTTCCTGTCAACAACGGAAACAGCGGAATcatcagcaacaacaacattccTTTTCTCACTGGCCTAAGCGGGACAACTCCCAACGTAGTCCAAAACAACGgtaacaataacaacatcatCGGTGGAGGAAACGGATACCCTGCCTTAAACATGGCTCAATTAGGATCAGGAGTAACATTCCAAAAACTCATGTTCGGTACACTGACTGTATTTGACGACGAATTAACAGAAGGTCATGAACTCAACTCAGGGTTAGTTGGAAAATCTCAAGGATTTTACATTTCTAGTTCAGAAGATGGAAGTAGTCAAACAATGGCATTTACAGTAATGTTTCATAGTGGAAGTTATAGTGATAGTTTGAGCTTTTTTGGGGTTCACAGAGTTAGAGTTTCAGAATCACATCTTGCTATTATGGGTGGAACTGGAAAGTATGTAAATGCTAAGGGATTTGCTACTGTCAAGACATTTCCGGCTGCAAATCAAGAGACAGATGGTGTGGAGACTTTGTTACATATTACTGTTTATCTTGCTTATTAA